Below is a window of Pleurodeles waltl isolate 20211129_DDA chromosome 4_1, aPleWal1.hap1.20221129, whole genome shotgun sequence DNA.
caaaaagcggggAAATGACCACTGGCACACCTAAACTTTAAATATTTAAGATACATACCGAGAGGTGAGCTCACAGATTTTGACAACtacattttcttttcagtttgtccatAAATCTCACTCTATATTGTTAATCAACGCCTAAAAAGCCTCTCTACCAATCTCATTCACTTTCTCTAAATAGCTTTCTCAACCTTtcactctcttccatcccataatggaagaGAGATTGCTATTGCAGTGGACTCTCAATTTACTGACTTCAAAGCGTCACAGTAGCAAGAtgttttgttcaaatgttttagttATGGTTTGATGCACTGCAGAAAAGAGCCACgtgtggcctactggtaaagctatcTGACTAACTCAATAggatgaaggttcaaatcctggtatctcatggaaaTGAGTCTATATATTTTCTAGTGTTCTGAATGTTAAAACATTCCCCAGACAATTACTTCAAAGCGTCACACTAGCAAAAtgttaaaaattaaatatataagCACTTCTTGATGCAGAACAGTCACCTCTGGCCTAATGGTGAAGCTTTTGATCTGTCACTCAGtatgttgaaggttcaaatcctggtatctcatgtcAGTGTGTTTACTTGTGTTTTGAACGTTAAACTTTCCTATTGAAAGAACAtttacaacacccccctccccccatcaaAAACATTGGGTTGAACGTCGTAGCTATGCCTGGACATTGCATGGCAAAGAGTCACTGTGGTCTGGTGGAAAGGCATCAgccccctgcatgcaacaccaagccAAAGGCCGTGCGTAGTGTGGCCTTGGGAGCATATAGGGGCAGGCTGCAGtacctggccacagaccaggccctgagaCCAACTGCCACCATGCATTGCCTTTGGTCGTCATGGGTTTATTacaagagacgttatagttaggaaatatatatttttttttaaacaacttctgCTGGCAAAAGGTAGAAAGCTAGACACATTTCACTGCTTCCAACAGCTAGTAACATACTGGAAAAACCTATGGCAAACTAATGACATCCCACTCAGACAGAAGGCCTTCAGATCAGGCAGTAGTACAGAGACCACGCAGCTAGTAGCTACCAAGGAACTTTCTCAGTGTGGccttaaacaccaacattccacccTCATCCAGAGGATGAAGGAAGTGGGAATCCCCAGAAATGGCATTACAGGTTTAAAACCTTCCCTGGAAAATAGGAGCGTTCAGTTATGCGAAGATGCATTTTTCCTCAGATGTTCCCTCATGGTGAGGGGGTTCCAGAGGGATCCTCAGTAATCCATACACTCTAACCTCTATGTAGCCCTCCGAGATTGTGCTCGTGTGGTTTGGCCTTGTCACATGCAATTGACACTCAGAACATCCTGGCCCTCACCCCGATGTAAGCCGCACTTTGTCACAGCTCAATTCGTGCCTCAAGGAGGTTACAGAATGGATGCCTGCAAGCAGCCTGAAACTAAATGGTGATAAAACAGGCATACTGGTAGTCAGTGATAACGCTACATGGCTGTAATGGTCATGGCCAGAAAATTTAGAAGAAATAACCAAGCCTGTCCAGGCAGAATAAAGCCTGGGTTTCTGGattgacaaaaaataaaaataaataaactcacTGTGGAAACGCAGGTCCGAAAGCTGGCTGGGTCTTGTTTTAGCATCTTGAAATCTCCTAGAAAGTTTCTACATTTACTACCACCTCCCACCAAAGCGGTGGTAATACAAGGATTAATTAGCACTCATCTTGACTGTGGAAACCCCCTCTATCTAGGGAGTCTAGAGTATGTGGTAAAATGGAGCGACCAGAACTCTATGGACACCCCAAGCTTCAACCATCAAGGCCGACGCTAGCAGCCCTGAATTGTATGCAGgttcaaaaaaatttttttttttattttttaaatgctttgcactgcgCCTCAAGTCTTACATAGAAAAGGTCAGCCCATTATCTAGAAACGTCTTAAGCCCTCTGTTCCACGGAGGCTTCTTCAAGCAGGCAACCAACGGCTCCTACAGTTCCCAAAGTTAAAAGAACTTGGTGGTGGTCGCTCTTTTGCATATCTTGTCTTTAAACCTTGGAACACCCTTCCCGCCGCACTCAGATTTCAGCGATCAGAAATATGcttcagaaaatgtattaaaaccCATCTCTAAGCCATGCGCTCAACCAACCGAAGTGTACTAAGCACTAGTACACATGACTGCATACCATCTCTTCGTGGCTGGTTTAAAAGCAATTTCCTGTTAAGACCAACTGGAATgtcaaaacactcaaaaaaaaaattacccttgAAAATAACTTGTCAATGCTTTCACCCCTCACAGCTGCAACTCTGGTGTGTAAACTAACTTCCATTTCGGGGATAGATATCCCAACACATAAGTTTAAGAAAGAAAAATTAAGCCAGCACATACGAGGGATGAATAGGAGATATGCATTTCTTGTTTAGAGGCTAGCTAATTGCTAGAGATTCAATTATTGTTTCCACGAAAGCACAAACCAGATGGTTTACAGCACAGCAACCATGAGAAAAACACTTATGATACAGTGCCTAGTTAAAGACAACAGGTTTTAAGTTACCGTATCAAGACTTCACCCAGATGTCCAGATAATGCCCCATCAATGTATTCTTCTGTGTTTGCCagctttaaaagaaagaaaaataaaatttgaaaataATATACTTTACCATCAGCATGTGGGGAGGCAAATAAACCATTAGCTGAGAGAGCATCAGTATGAAACAAGCAGTAGTCTATCAATGCGGTGCAAAGCATATTTATATTGACTCGAGACACCAGTTCCTCCTTGGAAAGCCATGACAATCTTTAGTATATAATAACCACTGTAAAGCAGACTGTACTTTTGGGAGATGTTAACCAGTATTTAAGCAGGGTGCCAGTTATTAAAACAAGTGCTATATTCTGTGTAGTGACAGCTACATTGATGAGTCGCTTTTGGACCACAAGGTGACTGAACGGCTCTGTTGGTGTCTGCCAAAAGCGCTTCCTTCAAATAAGTTATTTCAAATCACGCAAGACAAAATGTCAAAGGATGACCACAGAGGGGTTTAAGGTCATAACCCCttggccttttgcaaatcagtgtCCTGGAGACTCTGGAAGTGGTCCGGTTGGGTGCAAGGTAAAGCTGATAGCTACAACCTATACCCGTTGAAGCGAAGTACAGGGGCTAGGTACTATCCAAATCCGGACCCTGTTACCACCATTACCTGGCAGATATTGGGTCAAAAGGATGCATGTAGAATGCTAAATCCTGGCCCCATTTTCAAATTCACCAAGTTCCTAATTTCAGGGTCACTTAAAGCTTGTGCGGCCAAGTTATTATGTCTTCCAGTACTTGAAGGCTACGTTCTGCTTAATGCTAAACACTGCTGTAATCAATCTCCTGGACAAACGAGCAGTCTTTCCTTTAGATTTTACACTCTTGTGGTACGTTACTAGGGCAACATAAAAGGTATCAGGTTGGCCACTGTTTGCTCTCGTCTACCAAATATCCAACATTCTCATTAGCACATGCTCAACCGGCAGGACTGTTTTTAGATCCATTCCCTTCAGAAACCTAGAAGAAAGTTCGAGTTCACGACCTATCACCCAATTAGGCTCCTATGACTCagacccacattaaaaaaaaatgattttaccgCTCAGCAATACAGGTTGCTGTACTATTTCCTCAAACCCTTATCTATTCCTAGCCTACTCCCTTGTCCCATTTCATCAACCGCTCTACAAACCTGGACGCCATATTTAGCCATAAACACATAGCTTGGCCCCCACATGCCCTCAGGAGGCAAGTGTCACCCCCACCCCACTGTAGACAACACTACCTCGATTGGTACAACACCCATTTGCACAAAGGTATGTCATTCAAACCATCAAAAATATCCAGAAAACACTACAACCCCACTAATACCAAACTACCTCACATGTTGCACAGTGCATTATGAATAATACCTAGAATCTATCGTTTTTTCGCATTACTGCTGCAACCGTTTTGTACTGCTTAACTTGCAACCCTGTTTACTAAACATTAGCTTTATCTACTACTAAGTTCTTGTACGCCACCCTAAGTAATCTCTTTAAAATGCCCCGTTAGAGACGATTAACAATCAGAATGTAAGCAAGGAGTAATACATACAGCTTAGCTACTCATCTCACCTGCATATTCATATATCCATCGACAGATACTAGATAACCTTTGTATTCCATTCCCCATTTCAGTTTGACCATTACTGGCTTGCCAGTCAGTCCATTGAGGAAAGGCTTGGGGTTCAGTGGTAAActctgttttaaaaaacaaacaaaaaaaagcattaTTAAATTAATTACAGCTTCCATGAGATCATTAGTTAGTCCAATTGAACTTGAGCACCACAATCAGAAACGGAAAAACACACTGATATGGGCTTACGAATAACAAAATGGGCAAAACTACTTTCAGTGGACCCATAAATCACGTTGTTCCTTACCATCAGACGCCAACCCGTCATGAGAAAACTCCTTACCTGCTGCAAAATCTAAAGACGGTCGGTAGTTTAAACGACATGCAGCAACTCGAAATTGCTATTAAAAAGATCCAGACGTTGAAAGAATCTAAGCAACAATTATTAAAAGCGGTTTATTGGCAAATAAAATACTGTCTTACAGTATAAGTCCTTACACTCAGTAAACGCCTCGCACAGAGACCATTCAATGGTACTCAGCTGAGCGGGTAGTGGCTTAAAGCACGAACTAAATGCTTTGCCGATTGAAGCCGTTTTTGCCATTCGCTTTTCCTGACATTTCAGGCCCGTGGTTCAATCCAACAGAGACCAGGCCTTAATTTCCAACACCATCTAGCAATATGCAGATTTAGATCACGAAATGTGAGACCACTTTAGTATAAAAGGTTACAGAAGAGGAAACAGAGGCGGTAGAACCAAGTTTGGGAGTGACAGAGCGAAAAGATTCCTGATAACCCAGGATTAAGTCGTGATAACAACTGGATGAAAACGAGCTGACAATGGCGGGAAGAAAGAATTCAGAGGATAAATATGAACACAGAAGTGACATATACCTTACAAGCTTACGTAAAGCAAA
It encodes the following:
- the SNRPF gene encoding small nuclear ribonucleoprotein F, coding for MSLPLNPKPFLNGLTGKPVMVKLKWGMEYKGYLVSVDGYMNMQLANTEEYIDGALSGHLGEVLIRCNNVLYIRGVEEEEEDGEMRE